A window of Dysidea avara chromosome 1, odDysAvar1.4, whole genome shotgun sequence genomic DNA:
cgtatATCGTATCATTTTAAGACAATGTTGCTGTATCGATATGTCACATATCGTGTTATATCGacatatcgtggcttgttaacatgtCTGACAATcgaattattgtacattgtggttaaactgaatcATATCTCAAAGAAAAATAGCTCACTTATTTCTCTTAAAAAAAACAGCAACAAAAAAGTAAGATTAAAAcaacatagaccattgcttagactccactttgtatcacgcaatatatcgctgtatcgtgatacgCAAGAGACAATATATACatctacacactgtattgtTGCAACTCTAGTACCTCCCCTCTCACATTGTTACCCAaaattactgtatgtattagGTGTGTGTATTTCTGTGTAGTAAGGAAGACAAGGAGAAAATGATAGAAATATTAAGGAGGATGCAGGAAGAAGAACAAAGTGTTGGTTAGTCCTTATAATGTATATTatggggtgtaactaatcactgtactagactactggactggaacactggactggcatatttttggttttacacattctgaggttgttcttacatgtgctggttggtgtactatatgtgaccaaatttataatttattagcattgtatgagcttgctactatctcccAGACATTATCgttggttaaccataactagcacGTTCCCTGCAGtatactgataaggagtataggtatatgtactgtataagaacataataaatagaGGTGAAATCACtataagtcagtttttgcttactccactcctcacactcatcattttagtagcagactgcaagttttctgaaggcccttggctcAACCTCAGAattcaaaaatatgtcagtccagtagtccagtccagtgttccagtccagtgattagttacacccactTGGGTTGCTGTAGATCATTGTCAGTTGCCTGAAAAAGTCACCATCTTTAACAGAATTACTTGCAGCCCCACAAGCGGGTCTCTTCAATACATAAGGGTGTGGCAATGTGGCTGAAGTTTTCAATTAAATGCAATGACCAATCCAAATTTACGTATATAGCTTGTAGTCAAGTTGTTATTGTCATCAAACTTTTCCTGGAAGCCACTTTTAATTGTTGTCTTTGTAGCTTTCAACCAATATGTATCTTCTCTAGATGTCTTGAAAGTACGTAATTAATTGATTAGAGTCCTTTTACGGTGCTCAAACAGTGTGTTGACCTGTCATAATGTCTGGCTATATGACCTACCGTATAAGTTATCCTCCACCACAAATTTCTCGTTTGATCCACACACCATGGTAATACATAGAACAAGTGCCAAAAGTAGTGTGACAGTGTCATGGCTAAAATTTTTGTGTGCAATACAggtatttcctttgatgtctgaggtGACTAAATCCTTCAATAGAAATTAGCCttactactgtacatacactgtagttacagtgtagtAACCTGTGATCTAGCCCATGGTTGTTTGctacattcatcaaacaaaaATCGTGAACTAAATGCCCTTATTGTCAACTTACTTTCTGCACAAGACAGGCTTCAGAGTACCAAGAGTAAATGATAGAGAGAGAGCCATATCAAAAATTATCATGTTAAGTCTTTCTGCATATTTCAGTAAAATTTAGGGTATCATAGAAGTGTTCATATCTAGTAATCAATACTTACACACAATACAAAGCCTGTGTGCACACCACTTGTTAATAGACCAATTTAACACCTTCTTTGAAAATGTTTTAACAAGCAGAGTGGACTTTACAGGATCATTTTTGATATGGTATATgacagttggatactctcttgGTAGTATTGAATGTCTATTCTGTAGGTGTTGATGTATCAATACATCACAGTGTAGTGCTGACACGATAAACTTAAGGGTGAATCTCAACATACAATcttttatatttttaaaattattttgcgTGTGTTTTCAAGTGCAAAAGTGTTCAAAATAACGTTCGACAACCAGACAATTTCTAGTCAATAGTGCAACATTGGATAACTACACCACTGCTGGAAAGCAGTCTTATAGGTATTtttaatttgttgatggtttatgGTGACCACAAGCTATACCTCATTGTACACTAGTGCTTGTCAGTTATGAAAGTGAACTGTTTTCCAGTGTTAGATGTGCTTGGCTAGTACATTATGTATTACTGTATTGTCTCCAATAGTGGCCTGGGAGTTTATTTCTTTCTAACAAGACCCAGTGGCCTGGGTGAAAAGCTACTTTAGTGAAATAAATGTGTGGCTATTCAAGACCAGCTGCTATTTGAAACAATACGGTAGTTAGAATGAGCTGACAATGTTTCTATGCTAACTAGAAACCTGAGGGATATGTGGACAAGGCTACTCCTAATTACCAAGACCACATGCCGAGGTAGTTAATTGTAACCCCACATCATCTGAGGGGCTCTAAATGGCATAGAAACTGATGTTGGCTCTTTCTAATTACTTGAGAAAATTTCCCCCTCAGCAGCGCAAGTTAAGAAGTGCAAACTGTGGCTGCTACAGTAGGAAAATTATTTATTTCAGTAAATTGATTTACAACTAGTGAAAATGTAACTGTAGGAAACACAATGTGCACTCTAGATCTTACATAGTTAGCATTAACTGCCACAAACCTGCATCTTGTTGTCTCCACTGAAACTCAAGTATTTTATGAGACCATTAGTGACCATTAGTATATTGTATGTGTTACATGGTGGATACTTACTGTATTCACTCTGTTGTTAGGGGCAAttcaattttcaagttaaaaATGAGTGTTCAGTTAGAGTACTTTGTCATTgacgtgtgttctattagagtaaatgtgtGCTCTAATGTAACTAGCTCTGAATTTAAAACTATAGCAGGTTTACTTATGTGAACACTTAATATAAGAATGATATAGTGTTCAAGgattatatatgtacatagtaCGTGTATAGCTAGTAAGCACTAACTGTTATCTATAGCAAAGTCCACACATTCCTCAAGATCATAGTTCTGTATTAGCTTGACCTGTGAAGGAAATACTTGTCTTATAATAATACATTCTCTTTGCAGATAATTCTTGTGATGAAAACACTACAGAGAACCTTGAGGAGAGACTACATGGATTGGACCTGggtaattacttaattactgtATTGATAATAATTCCAGCATAAATGCTGAAAATATTTCAATTTGAAGTGTGTAGTTACtgtggtatgtgtgtatagAAATGGCATGGCCTGTGTGGAAGACAAATGACAATGCCCCAAAAATACTTGTATCCCATCTACACATGATAATCTCTTCACTTGATAATTTACATTCACATGCCACATCCAATtacagtatacatgtacaaCTGTAGAACGTATTATGGTATGAAAAGAAAAGACATCGTTTTAGTTTCTCTGTTATTTACGTACATATATTATTTATACTGTTCATTATTCATATCAATTTTTGTGTGTACATTACATATACAAGATGTAGACAGTGAGTTGGTATGGCAACAGCTAACTGATACTGAGAAGGAAGAATTTCATAAGATGTTAGGTGATGGAAGGATTGGTCATCTACTGGACACTTACACTCCATGGTGGAAGGTGAGGTCATCTCTATCTGCTTGTGCTCATATccttatacacatacatacacgtgTAGTACattttgtactgtacatatgaatGTGCGGTAGTGTATTTGTGACAtttctgtgtgtgcatgcgtatggtggatatgtgtgtgtgtatgcatgtgtattagAACCCCAGCCTGGTTCAGTGCTCTCTTAAATGGATAGCTGAGGAAGCAAATGAAAACTATCCATTTCTTGCATGATACAGTAGGTAAAGTTCAGGTGGGATGCTATTGTCTTTACTTGTGAAACCTCCTGGAAGGTACTTGCTAACTTCCAGTACTTGAGTATTCCAGTGTTTCTGGGTACATGGGTGTCACCAAGTACACCTTTCTATGTGTATGGTAGTAGTACAGTAGTATTAGTAGTACAGTAGTATTAGTAGTACAGTAGTATTAGTAGTGTATTGAATACCAGCTGATGATGAATTCATGCTCCAATAGTTGATTGTGTAGTGCAAATATTTACACCAGTGCTACAAACCGTATGTGTATGCTTAATGTTTCTAACTcatgcatatactgtatgtactgtagagtAGTATGCATACATTTAACTACTTATGTTGAATCTACCAGTATATGCCTTTTCTTACAGCATCAACATAGTCGTGTTGTAGAAGTATCAGCTTCTGATGATCTTTTAGCCCCCATCTACCCTTACCCAGCAATACCTGCCAACCTGCCAGCTCTGAACACTTTGCTAAAGGTGTGTGTAGTtagtgtatacagtatgtatatcaGATTCTTTGCATATGGACCAAAAAGAGTTGGTAAATTTTTACTGTGACATAGGTTGTCCTCATTTACATGTAGATGCACATATGAGCTAGAGTTTTCCATCCTGTGAAGGGTATTTTTCTCTGTTAAGTTATCTAAAGAGGTCTCACTGTGTTGTGTTAAGCTGTGTGTCGGTACTTACATGCTGTATGATTTGATACAGACGTTgtcatgtacacatgtacatttgaAATGTAACTTCACTTGTTTTCTTTTCTTGTGTGAGACCTTTGTTATTTTTTTGTCTTGAATTCATGTACgctacatatacactgtattttgAATTTTGGGGAGAAAAAATGAAAACGAAAAAAAtgtgctgtgaccaggattcGAACCTGGGTTTTTGCAGCCACAATGCAAAGTACTTACCACTATACTATCACAGCTCACATGAGAGAAGCACCAAACATAGGTATAAAATACACAACACATTTGAAATGGTGATGAAGATGAGGACtcacttatcatacagtacaatagtactgtatagtagggaccacaaaggtgtgggcatgatccaaaaaccaacctcacttTTCCTGAGAAttatgaggcagtattggtgaggtaaaactaagcccaaacgagctttcagatcaacctgaaacattttcaacaaattgctatggaatttaaaaaacaaTTATAacacagaattttctactgactgtctgactgatgccttcagacaagcataactcgataacagctaaagctatgggcttggctttttcactgttcgacatagCTTCAGttggacacgtgccttttggcataccacagtacgtacaatgcattcttcatggacttaccagggttctcctttgtgtcccattcatctttgctgacagcgaaaggtgttgatttgatgatagcatgtgatggcttctctttgtaacggaaatcgtccatatttttcatagtggctactttgattgcagaggtgcttttcaaacagttctagaTTCGCAATGCTGTATAGCGGTTGaccatagctgacaatgaagcgtaatagatactttacttttcagacagtaattagtagctggggcacacggtgccatttctttcgtttgatgtggtatgtgtgggttcagcagttataataatttattttacgacaaaaagttagcaaacaagtacaaacaaattgaGTTatcagggaccatagcacatcaataaaaagtactgaaacaagtgcacgatattaaatcacagtaaaacaagaagaagtgttatttatatccctactgtgctcaagataccacaaggatgagcacagtagggacataacacttcttattgttttactgtgatttaatatcgtgcactatttcagtacattttattgatgtactatggtccctactctagttgaaaattccaaaaaaatttgTGCACTTGTTAAGTACGTATATTATCTTCAATATTAGAATTTTTTTGTGGCTTCTAAATAAATAGTTTAAACATCAGATGTggttatatttatttatttctgtTTATCTTATCACTGAGTAGGTGTCATGCTTACCGTCTTGTGTGTTAATTTATTAAATTGCTTATTCTGTAATGTTTTCAttgtttacatacatacataggttCAACCATCTTCCCTCCTGAAGTACAATGTTGTAAATGTTTTGTATCCTTTGTGGCAACAAGTTTAATGGAATATGGCACAATGGTACAGTATGTGTTCGTATTTCCTAGTATAAAACTGTATTCAAATAAAGGCCGGTCTTGATTATATACCGGGAGTGGGATAACGGAATTACTTACTCTATGTTGAATTAGTAAACCTCACTTAGTGACCGTCTATTCAATAAGAATATCCCAGTATGGTGGCCATGTGAGTTTATCCAAACATATTTGTAGATGTGTACCTAAAACGTACATCTACTTGGAAATGAAAAGAAACACATTTACATGAGCATTTAGACTTTAGTTCATTGTCCATAATGGATGTTTACAAAGTCTTGCATGGTGAACAGTGATACTCATAAGACTGTCAAATAAACTCATAAGTTCATCTTTGAAATATTAATGTTTAGTGGTTATCCTTGACCATCAGATGTACAGATATTCTTATGCATACATAATACGACTATTTAATGGATCTCACACAGAACTAATCCAACAAGCAGTTGAGGTGAGTCACAATGTACTCATgagatgtatgtgtgtgtgtgtgcgtgcgtgcgtgcgtgcgtgcgtgcgtgcgtgcgtgcgtgcgtgcgtgcgtgcgtgcgtgcgtgcgtgcgtgcatgtgtgtatattatACCTTTGTACGTGTGTGGTAACAAGTCAGCTAATATTTTATAAATGctatgtatacatatgtaccgTATTTATCCATATTAAAGCGGGGCTCAAAAGACACAAGGTCCTAAATAAAGGTCAGGGGGCACCACCTTAATACAAGGGGTAGGACGAGATTACAATAGTTTACCGCATAGCCTAAATACGTATTTCAAGGGGGGagatttttgctgattttgcagtttgggggttaccagcaaaaatagatctccatatagtctaatacattttgggaataTTTGCAAATCAgtgataattatatttttagcaacattgctcaacctcgaaatatttatatacccctcaaaatatttaggctatacagtaattTGTAGAACAAGGCTTACTCAACTAATGAAACCAGTGACTTGTCAAAAGTATGTCAACAGTATCTGCTATAAGATTATTCAGCTGGTTCATGAGTGGATTGCAAGAAATAATTGCCCAGGCATCAGTGTATATGTGTTtgtatcatgtgtgtgtgttctttTGGAGTATTTGTTCATCCCTAGTGTTATCATATGGTATGGACATCTCATGTTCTCCTTGTTATAGGGACTATTAAACTTGTCTAGTGTATTATCCCACAATGCAGTATTCCATGATTGTAACTCAGCCATCAAGGATTCCATCACTAACTCTCAACAAGTGAGCATGATGTGTGATACATATTACCATACAGGACTAAAACAGTGATTTCTGGTATTTGAATGCATTTTATCAAGACTATAGATATGTAGTATTGACATGTTAAACCTGTTATTTATAATTTTATCTATATATGGTACAACCCAAGTGCAACATTGTTTCTTGCAAGTGTACACGATTAAAAAAACTCATTAATTTTTAAAGGACATGGCAGCCATTTTGCTAGTGAGTCATATGAGCCTTATCCATaatgacgttttatgacatcacgagaATAAAGATGGCCGTGATAGTTGGAGGACTGTTATACAGGCTCCTATGGagaaattttttaaattgctcatatttcagccagaaaAGAAGATATCGAGTTCTAAACAACAGGTACAGTCAAGTTTTATATAAGACATTATGATAAACAAGTATTGTCACATTCGaaatttttttctaaatagcATACGTTTACAATAACTTTTGTTACTCCATAACCATACCTGTCGGTTAATGGTCGATATCTCCATGTCTAGCGGAAATGTGAACAATCAAAAATTtatctccataggcgcctgtataacagtcccccaactatcGCTGCCATCTTTATTAtcatgatgtcataaaacggcattgtggataaggctcatagtGCTTGGGCGGTACCATATGTGTGCATAACATAGGTTGTGTGATATTGTCATTTCATTATAGCATAAAGACACTGCTACTTCACTAGAATTTGCCTATGCTGTGATGTTGGATGTGTCATGCATCATCActaatggatcacatgatcttatcGGTGGATCACAGTGTCTTGTATCACATGCTCTATCAGAcctgcatcacatgatccagagTAGCTGCACAAAGGCCAAAGGTGAATAAGCTATGTGTACTGTGGTATACTATTGTGCTGAACAGTGAAATATTATGAGACACTTTGGGACTTTGGCTCCTGTTTACCTATCTCTTTAAGGGATAAAATTGTGTGGAGTTATAGTTGGGACCAAAGTCTTTGTCcttacatacagtattataaacAGTGCTCCAGATAATGTCGTACACTGGACAATTTCTGGACAAATTAGccaatgtctgaccataattgtatttggcaggacataatgtcctatcaaAGGAGCCCAAAAGCCCAGGGTGTACATATTTGGTTTACTGTTTACTttttggttgctaggagattaaacATTCAAGCCACCCAAGAGAGTGACCACTAATGTACCCCTctgctgtacagaaacctcacaAAATCACTTGTAATAGTGTCTATATCCTCAACACAGGGAATGCCTACAGCCAGAGTGCCTTACACCAGAAAATTCCTATACTACAGGCAGTGTTATAGGTCACTTGTGTCCATGGAAAGTATAATATGTCTGGACAAGTTTGGATTAGTCAGGACATTTTATCATGGCACTTTAGAATTCTTATCGGGAGCGCTGTATAAAGTCCTTTTCTATTGATTGGCAGAGTTTGTCTGTATATGCAGTAGTATGCGTACCAATTACAATTGTCATGTTAAAATGATGTGCCATGGAGTCTCCAGGATTTATACAGTATATTTGTAATGGCAAAGTGACATTACCCCTGTATGTGTTAAAATGCCAACTTTTTGAGCTTCTGTGTAGCATTTTGTGGTTGTAATTATTTTAGTATTGATCATTCACACATTACAGGTTCAAAGAAGAGTGGTACCAAAGGAGTCACCTCCACAAAGATATTACGTGAGGTAGAGAGGAAGGTGTTCTTCTTGTTAGTATGGAGTAAGGAACACTATAGTGACCTACTACCACTGCAGAAGGTCATTGAAATAGAACATGGTATGTATCACTGTTAACCACAAGTCTGTTTGTCTATGAGCATGTGGTACAATGGTGAAATAGTGCTTTGCAGATCAAGGGCTGCCTCATCTTTACAAAGGCAGAGTAAGAGATATATATATGGCTGGGTGATAGCCTAGAAGATGCTGAAATAAAACTATTTCACATCAATTTGTCATAAATTTATGTGTCAGTTCAAATATCGGTAACCAATTTGACCActactacagtatgtatttACACATTGagcctcaaaaacatttaataactcatggatgtaattacacacgatcttgacatttggctcatttgtagtactgtttgaccCGCTAAgaagatttcaaaatctttttgttcaaatgtctgacataatatttacgtacagccaatcaaaattctCACAATACATATCCTATGGGGAAGCCGTACAAGTACAATGTCCATTAtggccctttcccgaacttgtaatggagccaaaatGTATGTGTCTGCTGTTGACTCCTTTGCTGTAACCATTaattatctggttggctgaattgtttactctcttgagaaaaaaaatccacttctgattttttgctgtttttcaggatctagctcaacttgtacattcTATATAAAACCAGTACAAACATATTGGGGGAGTGGATGGGGTCATTTTCTGTACTGATACAGTTTTATAGGAAACCTCCTATCCTACAATGTGTGTACGTACTAGTCGCACAgtaaagtttttgattgtgtagCACTTGTTTCGTATAAAGATCGTGCCAGATATTTGTTCGACAGGTTGTTGCTTTGTATGCatcttattctaacatgtatattaacatacagtaccatctATATCATGTTAAACTGCAAAGTTTTGATCATGTTAAGCATCATTTGCTGTTGCATACATAGATTTTTCAGCGAATTGTTCCCTTGTAtaccaaaattttaaaattttaaaaggaagtagggattgatatgATACACATGATACAAAAAGTAAGGTaacaagattagatggctaCTTGCTAACATAAGACACCTGCTTTTGGCTTAtatcttgaaatgagactatCAAATTAACCAagattagggattaaaatgtgtctcattttagcaagtagcctgaacagcatggtgcagtggacaaaaCATAATCAAAACAACAGATTCATGAATCCACCATCATTAAAttagctgtctgaaatttctggagccgtacacctagcaCTACCGGGTCTTACGGCAGGCAGACGAAATGCAGGTGAATttcaataaataaaaaaaatcactATACATCGATTTTCGCTTTGTTTAACCGAAGTatagcatcattacagcagtactaatgcattcctgGTGGTTTTTTTTTGGGTAAAATTTGAGTGTAAAAAATTACAtagccatatgatttcttacctatccctacttattaagtactaCTGTATTTAATGATACTGCCACAAAGTCACTGACAGATTTTAGTAGTACATAAGAGTATGCAATAAACCACATTGCTAGCTCATTTTCTATAATTGTATAACAgctgttgaaggtctgtcagcATTTTATAGCAGCAGAGGGTATGTACCTTATTAGGGTATATACCTTATTACCACCTTTATGTGCTGGGTCATGTTAGAGTGTGTGGCCTAAAATTTTGAAAGGTTTCTTTATCCCATTACAAGTAGACATTTCTAGAACattttaatgatgtaataatgatGTGTATGTGGGTATTACTATTCACTGGACTGCATTACAGGAGTGACAATGGAATAAATTCCGAGTACGAGTAGCAGAAACCAAACTACGTATCTTCTAAGGATTTCACTACCAAAACCAAAACAGTCTAGTCCAGTGAATAGTAACACCtcatgtatgtataatatatatgctCTCTCCTGAATTATTCAATAAAGTATTGTGCTACAATGAGTGGCATTGTGCATGACTTTCTAGTTTCTACATGCATATGTGACGAACATGACAGAGTCTTAAACTTCATGTATGAATTCCATGAAtattttaaatataattttagCTGACTGATAGTGACAACAGAACCCATAAACCATGTATGTGTGTTATTGTAAAATGTTCTGGTAACTTGTACTTCATCAAGTTGTTTATTGACAGAGGGACTTGTGAAGGAGCTGAAGGAACACAGAGACATGGAGTTAAAGATTCAGGAGAAGCAGATAACCAGCAAAACATCTCAGAATACTCCACAACATAATTCAAGACTAATTGAAGAATTGTGAAGCCATATATTATCGTGCAATTTTTATCAAAAGGAGATTTGCTAATAATACtgatacgtagctagctacatgcaatacacacagtacaattttttcttctttcttttaTTGGGTTCATGCAATCTGCTGGCCCTGAAGTTCTTTCCTGGACCTTGCTGTACATAGGACTTTGCAGGTGCTACACAACTGCTAAACATGTGACGGCACGGCTAAGGTTAATTGGCTAATGAACATGCAC
This region includes:
- the LOC136269324 gene encoding zinc finger HIT domain-containing protein 2-like isoform X1 → MTDLHPDQSDIDEICKICFKTFAKYTCPKCNLRYCSLPCYRDQKHLQCSEKFYKDCCIDQMKQQKGSKEDKEKMIEILRRMQEEEQSVDNSCDENTTENLEERLHGLDLDVDSELVWQQLTDTEKEEFHKMLGDGRIGHLLDTYTPWWKHQHSRVVEVSASDDLLAPIYPYPAIPANLPALNTLLKVQPSSLLKYNVVNVLYSYAYIIRLFNGSHTELIQQAVEGLLNLSSVLSHNAVFHDCNSAIKDSITNSQQHKDTATSLEFAYAVMLDVSCIITNGSHDLIGGSQCLVSHALSDLHHMIQSSCTKAKGSKKSGTKGVTSTKILREVERKVFFLLVWSKEHYSDLLPLQKVIEIEHEGLVKELKEHRDMELKIQEKQITSKTSQNTPQHNSRLIEEL
- the LOC136269324 gene encoding zinc finger HIT domain-containing protein 2-like isoform X2, translating into MKQQKGSKEDKEKMIEILRRMQEEEQSVDNSCDENTTENLEERLHGLDLDVDSELVWQQLTDTEKEEFHKMLGDGRIGHLLDTYTPWWKHQHSRVVEVSASDDLLAPIYPYPAIPANLPALNTLLKVQPSSLLKYNVVNVLYSYAYIIRLFNGSHTELIQQAVEGLLNLSSVLSHNAVFHDCNSAIKDSITNSQQHKDTATSLEFAYAVMLDVSCIITNGSHDLIGGSQCLVSHALSDLHHMIQSSCTKAKGSKKSGTKGVTSTKILREVERKVFFLLVWSKEHYSDLLPLQKVIEIEHEGLVKELKEHRDMELKIQEKQITSKTSQNTPQHNSRLIEEL